GCAATATGCCCGCCACGGGCATACAATCCCCCTCAATATCACCATCTGTTGCAACTGATACATTTGATGCTCGAAGAAATTCCACGCACACGCCCGCAGACACCGCTACTCGACTCGATCGACGACCCGGCGCAGCTGCGCGCCCTCGATGAACGCCAATTGCCGGAACTCGCCAGCCAATTGCGCGAGTACCTGCTGTATTGTGTCGGCCAGACCGGCGGGCACTTTGGTGCCGGTCTCGGTGTGGTGGAACTGACCATCGCCCTGCATTACATATTCAATACCCCGGAGGACCGGCTGGTTTGGGATGTGGGCCACCAGACCTACCCCCATAAAATCCTCACCGGTCGCCGCGAACAGATGCTGTCCATGCGCCAGCAAGGGGGCCTGTCCGGCTTCCCCAAGCGCAGTGAGAGCCCCTACGATACCTTTGGAGTCGGCCACTCCAGCACTTCGATCAGCGCCGCCCTGGGTATGGCCCTGGGCTCCCCTGACGATCGCAAGGTAGTGGCGGTGATTGGTGATGGCGCCATGACGGCGGGAATGGCTTTCGAAGCCCTGAACCACGCCTCCCATACCGGCAAGGACATGTTGGTTGTTCTCAATGACAACAGTATGTCTATCTCAAAAAATGTCGGCGGCCTGGCTACCTATTTCGCCAAAATCCTGGCCAGTAAAACCTACCTGAATATGCGCGAGGGCAGCCGTAAGATACTGTCTGCCATCCCCAAAGCCTGGCAATTGGCGCGACGCACCGAAGAGCATGTCAAAGGTATGATCACGCCGGGTACCCTGTTCGAAGAACTGGGTTTTAACTACGTGGGCCCCCTGGATGGCCACAACATGCACGACCTGGTCCACACCCTGCGCAACTTGCGCAGCCAGCCGGGCCCGCAACTCCTGCATATTGCCACCATCAAGGGCAAAGGCTTCGGCCCCGCTGAAGAAGATCCGGTGGGCTACCACGCGCTGAACAAGCTGGAGCCGGAAGCCAAGGTGCAAGTAGCCATACCCGGCAAGAAGAAACTGCCCAAGTACCAGGATATTTTTGGCCAGTGGCTGTGCGATGCCGCA
This DNA window, taken from Microbulbifer sp. MKSA007, encodes the following:
- the dxs gene encoding 1-deoxy-D-xylulose-5-phosphate synthase, with amino-acid sequence MLEEIPRTRPQTPLLDSIDDPAQLRALDERQLPELASQLREYLLYCVGQTGGHFGAGLGVVELTIALHYIFNTPEDRLVWDVGHQTYPHKILTGRREQMLSMRQQGGLSGFPKRSESPYDTFGVGHSSTSISAALGMALGSPDDRKVVAVIGDGAMTAGMAFEALNHASHTGKDMLVVLNDNSMSISKNVGGLATYFAKILASKTYLNMREGSRKILSAIPKAWQLARRTEEHVKGMITPGTLFEELGFNYVGPLDGHNMHDLVHTLRNLRSQPGPQLLHIATIKGKGFGPAEEDPVGYHALNKLEPEAKVQVAIPGKKKLPKYQDIFGQWLCDAAEQDERLVAITPAMCEGSGMVEFSKRFPDRFHDVAIAEQHAVTLAAGLACEDQKPVVAIYSTFLQRGYDQMVHDVAIQNLDVTFAIDRAGLVGEDGPTHAGSFDLTFMRCLPYLAIAAPSDENECRQLLYTAYKHSGPTAVRYPRGTGMGTAINKEMTELPIGKGRLLRQGSGVAILSFGTLLGPAMAAAEQLGASVADMRWVKPLDETLIDELAESHQLLVTIEENTIAGGAGSAVLEYLNSTARSVPVLQLGLPDQIIEHGKHKDLLAAIGLNASGIEEQIRRRLQLINHQEFGSRTAAAN